The sequence below is a genomic window from Candidatus Poribacteria bacterium.
TCTTGTTAACAAAGCATAGAAATGCTATAATATTTCCTGTGAGAACGAACTTTACTACGTCCGAAATTACTTATTGGATAGATTTATACGAGGTATTATGAACTCCGTTTTAGAACCTATTACGAAATCTTCTCAATATCAGCAGCCAGAACACAACAAAGAGAAATTTAACTGTCCTCATTGTAATATCTTTACGAATCATGCTTGGATAGAAGAACTTTATGATGAAGACGGAGGCCTTTTCTATATTCAAGAAGAAACTATTAGTGCTTCTATCTGTTCAGCATGTGATAGCACAACTTTTTGGGTGAAAAATCAGATTATATATCCACAATTAAGAGCAGCTCCGCACCCCAACAGTGATTTACCAGATGACATAACAGAGATTTATGAACAAGCTGCTGCAATAGCTCATCAATCATCTATAGCAGCTTGTGCTTTATTGAGATTAGCAGCCGAAAAACTGATCCAACATTTAGGGGGGAAAGGCACTCTTAACGAGTCTATAGGAAACATGGTTAAAAAAGGACTTTCACCACAGATTCAGCAGTCCTTGGATATACTAAGGATAACAGGAAACAATGCTATACATGCGGGGCTGATCATTTTTGAAGATAAGACCAATGTTCAACATCTTTTTCACATAATCAACACAATTGCTCATGTGTTAATCACTCAACCTAAAGAGACAGAGTCTCTATATAACCAACTCCCTGAAAATTCTAAAGAAGAAATAAAAAGGCGAGATGATATATCCTAATAAACGTTTGAAGCCCAAAACTACTTATGCGAAAATTTCTGCAAGTCCAAAACGTCTAATCCCGTAGAAATAAAAAGGAACTGATAACCATGAATGAAATAGAAATTAGTCAAAATATAGACATTCTTGAGCCTATTCTAAAAACAGGAGGAATATTAGGTAAGAGTGTAGCTAAAACAGCACTTCTTCGTATATTTAGACAT
It includes:
- a CDS encoding DUF4145 domain-containing protein gives rise to the protein MNSVLEPITKSSQYQQPEHNKEKFNCPHCNIFTNHAWIEELYDEDGGLFYIQEETISASICSACDSTTFWVKNQIIYPQLRAAPHPNSDLPDDITEIYEQAAAIAHQSSIAACALLRLAAEKLIQHLGGKGTLNESIGNMVKKGLSPQIQQSLDILRITGNNAIHAGLIIFEDKTNVQHLFHIINTIAHVLITQPKETESLYNQLPENSKEEIKRRDDIS